The following are encoded together in the Zygosaccharomyces rouxii strain CBS732 chromosome C complete sequence genome:
- a CDS encoding uncharacterized protein (weakly similar to uniprot|P47068 Saccharomyces cerevisiae YJL020C BBC1 Protein possibly involved in assembly of actin patches interacts with an actin assembly factor Las17p and with the SH3 domains of Type I myosins Myo3p and Myo5p localized predominantly to cortical actin patches): MSEPTVPFHVVAQYPYRSDFEDDLNFDKDQVITVTSIEDDQWYFGEFKSVDSELHQGIFPKGFVTIYEAPPAKNTPTTAAYDEDDEDDDEDDHWVDAQTTNSPKSRSRPSVSSYQDAIQGLNIPGNRGTVFYDSMEPAPVNEEKEEQQLQQEIQQPHHERKQSIASEVDFEPGPINHTGSNEFEQEQLPKTSLRERIAMLQEQQRRQMQKEQEKLAKRTKKEANPIEPAPSQSTKEGIEDKPPVSLDPSSRGLSRNIDSREELESPSLRDSASFGEGPRDDFNRHKEDETDHQHLTTEKPQEEFESQGMGPIEQKPNDEPNEDEEEDEDSEEDEEEKRRAALTAKMAKMADAQRFGGGPVGFNPFGMPPAFGAGIGAGSNKKKKSLSEKPTGDLDNEESSIPKVVPIMPFADPNAISFLNKPSTTEEFGDKELRDHDYPGVEKGKEGAEGAPLLDTPGALADEEEAGDSQSSFNENTAFQPSKNAAPKYTGESPAMVGNLAQSDSTGYDSSAENTDRNLSELADQQHHPTDKPSMPHVPPFPGSPPIPTNRDSFMDENAPSNSPGVSNPQASGFDKLFTNTEDLDRTPQNTDSYSRGSTIDPSMESSSQQKSLSRSGTSVPPLSPPSRHPSVRKTGSTLGRPPSTIDHVPSRKSPPPPPPSSIPGTHEHSAETTPVPGESELQRGLNPPASSNDGPSRGAPPVPGSGEPPKVAPPIPSGPPRGAPPVPSGFERSNSPPPPSIPSESPKGMPSHRSSTERPKSPPPPPIPDGPPMVAPPVPGSLERSGPPLSPPPIPDGPPRVAPPVPGSLEGSGSPKSPPPIVGTPGFPRSSAPPVPDTADLPRGHAPPVPGSPDVPKMGPPKAAPPIPGSPPIPLGKRASEDSAVSSGYTRDPPPVPGSVPPSASAPPVPAPAPPVPVESPTDEPKKLKRAGSTKEFPESSNQRSVEFNPSDSWWLEKIFPSRLFGPKVKCIMEVDDHLVNKRSHERYMVRDFYFLYEDFSQLHLSVNFNPDKPQETVRVTQTFHPIRHQPELLDEYSDKYGSFILQKAHSLVDSHTTDFLSSILSRLSPEIILPIESRTFGVPVFRYKAGEHPNVDNAKDIRPGDILVIRKGKFDVSTRTGERKILAVGSESEPYASVITDFELAKGKLRVIEEYSGKVFQSSYKLHHMRSGRLKIFRVTGRDYIGW, from the coding sequence ATGAGTGAACCTACAGTGCCATTTCATGTGGTGGCACAGTATCCATACAGATCAGATTTCGAAGACGACctaaattttgataagGATCAGGTAATTACAGTTACATCCATCGAGGATGATCAATGGtattttggtgaatttaaAAGTGTAGATAGTGAATTGCATCAAGGTATCTTTCCCAAAGGATTTGTAACAATTTATGAAGCACCTCCAGCCAAAAATACGCCTACTACAGCTGCctatgatgaagatgatgaggacgatgacgaagatgacCACTGGGTTGATGCTCAGACAACTAATTCACCCAAATCGAGAAGTAGACCATCAGTATCATCTTATCAAGACGCTATCCAGGGATTGAACATACCAGGAAATAGAGGTACAGTTTTCTATGATTCCATGGAACCAGCACCAGTGaatgaggaaaaagaagagcaaCAACTGcaacaagaaattcaacaacCGCACCATGAGAGGAAGCAAAGTATCGCTAGTGAAGTAGATTTCGAACCTGGACCTATCAATCATACAGGATCCAATGAATTCGAACAAGAACAGTTACCTAAAACTAGTTTGAGAGAGAGGATTGCGATGTTGCAAGAGCAACAGAGAAGACAGATGCAGAAGGAGCAAGAGAAGTTAGCCAAGAGGACGAAGAAAGAGGCAAACCCAATTGAGCCTGCTCCTTCACAGTCTACAAAAGaaggaattgaagataAACCACCTGTTTCCTTGGATCCTTCCTCTCGTGGTTTGTCGAGGAATATAGATAGTAGGGAAGAGCTGGAGTCACCTAGCTTAAGAGACAGTGCTTCCTTTGGTGAGGGGCCAAGAGACGACTTTAATAGGCACAAAGAGGACGAAACTGACCACCAGCATCTGACAACAGAAAAACCACAAGAAGAGTTTGAATCTCAAGGGATGGGtccaattgaacaaaaacCTAATGACGAAcctaatgaagatgaagaagaagacgaagatagtgaagaagatgaagaagagaaacgCCGTGCTGCTTTAACTGCAAAGATGGCCAAGATGGCCGATGCACAGCGTTTTGGTGGTGGACCTGTTGGTTTCAACCCGTTTGGTATGCCGCCTGCTTTTGGTGCAGGGATTGGTGCAGGATCgaataagaagaagaagagtttaTCTGAGAAACCTACTGGTGATCttgataatgaagaaagcTCCATTCCTAAAGTAGTGCCAATTATGCCCTTTGCAGATCCAAACGCTATTTCGTTCCTCAATAAACCTTCTACTACTGAGGAGTTCGGTGACAAAGAACTTCGCGATCATGATTACCCAGGAGTTGAAAAGGGTAAAGAGGGCGCCGAAGGCGCTCCCCTTTTGGATACTCCTGGCGCCCTGGCggatgaagaggaagccGGTGATTCTCAAAGTTCTTTTAACGAAAATACAGCTTTCCAACCCTCAAAGAATGCAGCACCAAAATATACTGGAGAAAGTCCGGCAATGGTTGGTAACTTGGCTCAGTCGGATTCCACTGGTTATGATTCTTCGGCGGAAAACACAGATAGAAACTTATCCGAGTTAGCGGATCAACAACACCATCCTACCGATAAACCATCAATGCCGCATGTACCACCATTTCCTGGGTCTCCACCGATTCCTACAAATCGTGATTCCTTTATGGACGAAAATGCACCATCGAATTCTCCTGGGGTTTCTAACCCACAAGCTTCTGGATTTGACAAGTTGTTTACCAACACTGAAGATCTAGATCGTACTCCTCAAAATACTGATTCTTACTCGAGAGGTTCTACAATAGATCCAAGCATGGAATCTTCCTCGCAACAAAAGTCTCTTTCTCGTTCAGGTACATCGGTTCCACCactttcaccaccatctcGTCATCCTTCAGTCCGTAAAACTGGTTCCACTTTGGGTAGACCACCTTCTACCATTGACCATGTTCCAAGCCGGAAAAGTCCACCACCACCCCCTCCTTCATCAATTCCAGGGACTCATGAACATTCAGCGGAAACTACACCTGTTCCAGGCGAGTCAGAATTGCAAAGAGGTTTGAATCCGCCAGCTTCAAGTAATGATGGACCTTCAAGAGGTGCACCACCAGTTCCAGGCAGTGGCGAACCACCCAAAGTAGCTCCACCAATTCCCAGCGGACCTCCTAGAGGTGCACCGCCGGTTCCTAGTGGTTTTGAACGCTCGAATAGTCCACCCCCTCCATCAATTCCCAGCGAATCTCCAAAAGGGATGCCCTCACATCGTAGTAGTACCGAGCGTCCAAAAAGTCCACCTCCTCCACCTATTCCTGATGGACCTCCAATGGTTGCACCACCAGTTCCAGGTTCTTTAGAACGTTCTGGTCCTCCTCTCTCTCCACCACCTATCCCTGATGGGCCTCCAAGGGTTGCGCCACCAGTTCCGGGTTCTTTAGAAGGTTCTGGTTCTCCTAAGTCTCCACCACCAATTGTTGGTACTCCTGGATTCCCAAGATCTTCTGCCCCTCCTGTTCCTGATACTGCAGATTTGCCAAGAGGTCATGCTCCACCGGTTCCAGGTTCACCAGACGTACCAAAAATGGGTCCACCAAAAGCAGCACCTCCTATTCCAGGATCTCCACCAATTCCCTTGGGTAAACGTGCATCTGAGGATTCTGCGGTCTCGTCGGGATACACAAGAGACCCCCCTCCAGTGCCAGGTTCAGTACCACCATCTGCTTCTGCACCACCTGTTCCTGCCCCTGCACCACCTGTTCCCGTCGAATCACCAACTGATGAACCCAAAAAGTTAAAGAGAGCCGGTTCCACCAAAGAGTTTCCTGAATCTTCTAATCAAAGATCGGTTGAATTTAATCCAAGTGACTCTTGGTGgcttgaaaaaatattccCATCTAGGTTATTTGGTCCTAAGGTGAAATGCATTATGGAAGTAGATGATCATTTGGTGAACAAGAGGTCTCATGAGCGCTACATGGTTAGGGATTTTTATTTCCTTTATGAAGACTTCTCTCAGCTTCATCTAAGTGTAAATTTTAATCCGGATAAACCTCAAGAGACTGTTCGTGTTACACAGACGTTCCATCCAATAAGGCACCAACCAGAATTGCTTGACGAATATTCCGACAAGTATGGTAGTTTTATCCTTCAAAAGGCTCACTCCCTAGTTGATAGTCATACTACAGACTTCTTGAGCTCCATTCTTTCTCGTTTGAGTCCTGAAATTATCTTACCAATCGAATCTAGAACTTTTGGTGTCCCTGTCTTTAGGTATAAAGCTGGAGAGCATCCTAACGTCGATAACGCTAAAGATATCAGACCTGGTGATATACTGGTGATCAGAAAGGGGAAATTCGATGTGTCCACAAGAACTGGTGAAAGGAAGATCTTGGCAGTGGGCTCTGAATCTGAGCCATATGCTAGTGTAATTACAGATTTTGAACTTGCGAAAGGTAAACTTAGAGttattgaagaatattCCGGCAAAGTCTTTCAATCCAGTTACAAACTACACCATATGAGGAGTGGTAGATTGAAAATATTCAGGGTCACTGGAAGGGACTACATCGGATGGTAG
- the CLC1 gene encoding clathrin light chain CLC1 (some similarities with uniprot|P17891 Saccharomyces cerevisiae YGR167W CLC1 Clathrin light chain), whose amino-acid sequence MSSEVENGSSVIAEWKQKRETELAERDEADAKAKEELKEEAIKHIDEFYENYNRKKSEQLEGVRKEAEEFQKNRDEFSLQEGTTTWDRVLQLINEDDADQVAGRDKSKFKEILQRLKGNTAAPGA is encoded by the coding sequence ATGTCTTCAGAAGTCGAAAATGGCAGCAGTGTAATTGCTGAATGGAAGCAGAAGCGTGAAACAGAACTTGCAGAAAGAGACGAGGCAGATGCAAAGGcaaaggaagaattgaaggaGGAAGCAATTAAGCacattgatgaattttacgAGAACTATAATCGTAAGAAATCTGAACAATTAGAAGGTGTGAGaaaagaagctgaagaatttcaaaagaacagGGATGAATTCTCATTACAAGAAGGTACAACTACATGGGATCGTGTattgcaattgatcaacGAAGATGATGCTGATCAAGTTGCAGGTAGGGATAAGTCTAAGTTTAAGGAGATTTTGCAGAGACTAAAGGGCAATACTGCAGCACCAGGGGCATAA
- the PEX35 gene encoding Pex35p (weakly similar to uniprot|P53293 Saccharomyces cerevisiae YGR168C Hypothetical ORF) codes for MSASDGLGRIFRLIAASNGNWQSVIKKIVVTYGVVAVLFLLRVRRRRYQHLFSWLRNATALSTLHLYPLLRDKKLLGSNRQLAWCIVSAAAVKYATRVPAWLPSYLTIEVISDYVMSRPSLLRLLQGLEEARLIRIRQLTLCVLVPLLYLRPNGKKWFGKSSLVRDFALFYGVWNLTSIYRYCKNLIRRKRKSSAPTLKLVAPKDEWPLVSTSLKPLMDKLTELQELTVSNKHTLFETLMDSALVKNVVPCLKWSLWRQFCIRVLSQVKLGRTQIMKSLMLMFGFLVLDHNRKMDISPQLLKYLVRCQLKEYLEKGNDFKKWLTFASLNVALYTTH; via the coding sequence ATGAGTGCTTCTGACGGATTGGGGAGGATTTTTAGGCTCATCGCGGCCAGTAATGGTAATTGGCAGAGTGTGATCAAGAAAATTGTGGTCACTTATGGGGTTGTAGCGGTACTGTTCTTACTGCGTGTTAGACGTCGAAGGTACCAGCATCTCTTCAGTTGGTTACGCAATGCAACTGCACTATCGACTTTGCATCTTTACCCTTTACTGCGGGATAAGAAATTATTGGGTTCTAACCGCCAATTGGCGTGGTGTATCGTGtcagcagcagcagtaAAATACGCTACAAGAGTACCCGCTTGGCTGCCGTCGTATTTGACAATAGAAGTAATTTCTGACTACGTGATGAGCCGACCATCGTTGTTAAGGCTTTTACAAGGTTTGGAAGAGGCAAGATTGATTAGAATTAGACAATTGACACTCTGCGTGCTAGTTCCTCTATTATATTTGAGGccaaatggtaaaaaatgGTTTGGCAAAAGTTCGCTGGTTCGAGACTTTGCCCTCTTTTACGGCGTTTGGAACCTTACATCGATATATCGATACTGTAAAAACTTGATTAGACGTAAGAGAAAATCGAGTGCACCTACATTGAAACTAGTTGCCCCAAAAGATGAGTGGCCCTTAGTATCTACAAGTCTCAAGCCTCTaatggataaattgactgaattacaagaattaaCGGTTTCCAACAAACATACCCTTTTCGAGACCTTAATGGATTCTGCTTTAGTGAAGAATGTGGTCCCCTGTTTGAAATGGTCACTTTGGCGACAATTTTGCATCCGTGTACTTTCACAAGTTAAATTGGGTCGCACTCAAATAATGAAGTCACTGATGTTAATGTTTGGATTTTTGGTGTTGGATCATAACCGTAAAATGGATATTTCACCACAATTACTCAAATACCTGGTACGTTgtcaattgaaagaatacTTGGAAAAAGGGAACGATTTTAAAAAGTGGTTGACATTTGCCTCTTTGAACGTCGCATTATACACCACTCACTAA